In one window of Branchiostoma lanceolatum isolate klBraLanc5 chromosome 15, klBraLanc5.hap2, whole genome shotgun sequence DNA:
- the LOC136420358 gene encoding peptide-N(4)-(N-acetyl-beta-glucosaminyl)asparagine amidase-like: protein MATEQTAVRLLLSNPSSIFLDCSELLLRYAENIIRNPQEPKFRTIRLENQVVRSRLVPIPGALDCLKAMGFTQREEKLVLLPDTPLDDVIKIRDQITVERLKKLSPAQQNAQAAETSAQATSQPGGAAREPAASAVTEMSSVPAQTTPQSQVVQPSNNILASERQFYARLESSFQHVLLYEDPVLQAKARSLIPEEELRAKAQEKLKVLEELEKEETKTDNSPPPLTLEDLILPELRRWFKKDFFKWVDKAPCDGCGGRTTAAGMANPTPAEQMWQAGRVELYHCATCQRQTRFPRYNHPGKLLETRRGRCGEWANCFTLLCRSLGYEARHVVDWTDHCWTECYSTSQQRWLHLDGEKYYDKPLVYEAGWKKKLTYIIAYSKDEIRDVTWRYSCRHQEVCARRKECRESWLRETVTRMNEKRQAGLSQERKDELVRRFLVELVEFISPRRPGEKEMGGRTTGSVAWRLARGELGTQKDKSKAEPHVFRLSEQEKKGRLFHLVYCTANDKYTRLYNNVDMKVGWQNWAHTVQDVFRKEEHDWNMCYLARTEGATTGSVSWKLDLSGSGLCVQEIKVVARSQTFENGSISWQLCSGDKCILLNGDAEGTKTRDLEGVTSFTLTADLRGGRGDHAWQHAQLFRQALDRMEEFPLDIQVHLKPL from the exons ATGGCGACTGAGCAGACAGCTGTTCGTCTGCTGCTGTCGAATCCGTCATCGATTTTCCTCGATTGTTCGGAGCTGCTGCTGCGATATGCCGAAAATATTATACG AAATCCGCAGGAGCCAAAGTTCCGCACCATCCGGTTAGAAAACCAGGTGGTCCGGTCCCGGTTGGTACCCATTCCAGGCGCCCTAGACTGCCTGAAAGCGATGGGATTTACTCAG aGAGAAGAAAAGTTGGTACTTCTACCCGATACACCTCTGGACGATGTGATCAAAATCCGTGACCAGATCACAGTAGAGAGGCTGAAGAAACTTAGCCCGGCACAACAGAACGCTCAGGCTGCTGAAACGTCTGCTCAGGCCACGTCTCAGCCTGGGGGAGCCGCCAGAGAGCCTGCGGCTAGTGCAGTCACTGAAATGTCTTCCGTACCTGCGCAGACCACCCCTCAAAGTCAAGTGGTACAGCCCAGCAACaacatactg GCGTCTGAGAGACAGTTCTATGCAAGACTGGAGTCCAGTTTTCAGCACGTTCTTCTATACGAGGACCCTGTTCTTCAAGCGAAGGCTCGCAGTCTCATACCTGAGGAGGAACTGAGAGCTAAGGCACAGGAGAAGTTAAAGGTTCTAGAAGAGCTGGAGAAAGAGGAGACAAAAACTG ACAACAGCCCACCCCCTCTCACCTTAGAAGACCTCATCTTGCCCGAGCTTCGCCGTTGGTTCAAAAAGGATTTCTTTAAATGGGTAGACAAGGCGCCGTGCGatggatgtggggggagaacGACGGCTGCTGGAATGGCCAACCCCACCCCCGCCGAGCAGATGTGGCAGGCTGGGAGGGTGGAGCTGTATCATTGCGCAACCTGTCAGAGACAAACACGCTTTCcaag GTATAACCACCCAGGCAAACTGCTGGAGACCCGGCGTGGTCGATGTGGAGAGTGGGCCAACTGTTTCACCCTTCTCTGTCGGTCCCTCGGGTATGAGGCTAGACATGTGGTAGACTGGACAG ACCATTGCTGGACGGAATGTTACTCCACCTCCCAGCAGCGCTGGCTTCACCTTGACGGAGAGAAGTACTACGACAAACCGCTCGTCTACGAAGCGGGCTGGAAGAAAAAACTCACCTACATCATCGCCTACTCAAAAGATGAG ATCCGTGACGTGACTTGGAGGTATTCCTGTCGGCACCAAGAAGTCTGCGCCAGGAGGAAGGAGTGTAGGGAGAGCTGGCTGAGGGAAACGGTCACCAGGATGAATGAAAAG agaCAGGCAGGACTGTCCCAGGAGAGGAAAGACGAGTTGGTGAGAAGGTTTCTTGTAGAGCTGGTGGAGTTCATCTCACCCCGCCGGCCTGGAGAGAAGGAGATGGGAGGGAGAACTACAGGCTCGGTCGCATGGAGGCTGGCACGGGGGGAACTGGGCACACAAAAAGACAAGTCAAAA GCCGAGCCGCATGTGTTCAGACTGAGTGAACAGGAGAAGAAAGGGCGGCTGTTCCATCTAGTGTACTGCACCGCCAACGACAAGTACACGCGGCTCTACAACAACGTGGACATGAAGGTGGGCTGGCAGAACTGGGCACACACGGTACAGGATGTCTTCAGGAAAGAAGAGCACGACTGGAATATG tGCTACCTTGCCAGGACAGAGGGCGCTACTACAGGTTCCGTGAGTTGGAAGCTTGACCTGAGTGGTTCAGGACTGTGTGTACAGGAGATAAAAGTGGTGGCACGGAGTCAGACCTTTGAAAACGGCTCTATATCCTGGCAGCTATGCTCTGGCGACAAGTGCATTCTGTTGAACGGAG ATGCTGAAGGCACAAAGACCAGGGACCTGGAGGGCGTGACCAGCTTCACCCTGACGGCAGATCTCCGGGGCGGCCGGGGGGACCACGCCTGGCAACACGCACAGCTGTTCAGACAGGCGCTGGACAGGATGGAGGAGTTCCCACTGGACATACAAGTCCACCTCAAACCTCTGTAG
- the LOC136420359 gene encoding uncharacterized protein, whose translation MGVGSERSLRENLRTLSRGDVEGGPGKERQQARRQVDAWTLKVDNLGKILCALGVVTFFPGTIMAVLGYYVEGVWNGNMFLMILGPALLLIGFFLFFLGLHMWCADCFEADDASLTTPVRLEDEEDSLAAQVKPGVLTNNNLHTGPPNTWFSRGGSKEDTEPIVINQYGYMSNNNELTSTPAQGV comes from the exons ATGGGTGTGGGGTCGGAGCGATCCTTACGGGAGAACCTACGGACTCTCTCACGGGGGGACGTTGAGGGAGGCCCGGGGAAGGAGCGCCAGCAGGCCCGGCGACAGGTCGACGCATGGACCCTGAAGGTGGACAACCTCGGGAAAATCCTATGCGCCCTCGGGGTAGTGACCTTCTTCCCCGGTACCATCATGGCTGTGTTGGGGTATTACGTAGAAGGCGTCTGGAACGGCAACATGTTTCTCATGATACTGGGGCCTGCGCTGCTTCTGATTGGGTTTTTCCTATTCTTCCTTGGGCTCCACATGTGGTGTGCCGACTGCTTCGAGGCCGATGACGCGTCACTGACGACACCTGTGCGTCTCGAAGACGAAGAAGACAGCCTCGCAGCACAGGTGAAGCCAGGAGTTCTGACCAACAACAATCTCCACACCGGACCGCCCAATACATG GTTCTCACGGGGCGGTTCTAAGGAAGACACAGAGCCCATTGTGATCAACCAGTATGGCTACATGTCCAACAACAATGAGCTCACGTCCACGCCTGCACAAGGGGTCTGA